CAACGCGTACTTCAGCAAGTGAGTAATGGCTCGATGATTGTCTTACATGATGGCGTTTGTGGTGGGCAAGATGTTGCCGCAACGACGGCACAGTTAGTACCCCAATTACTGCACCAAGGCTATCAATTTGTAACAGTAGATACTTTATGGCAACAAGCCCAAGCCTTTACTCGGAGACATTCCTAGAGATTTTTCTCTTTTGTGTCCTGACTTTGATTAAATAAAATTCTGGCGGGTGGGCTGTCACTCGGATACAGAATTCACTACAATATCAGGGAAATGTTTACTTATTTGTCAAGGTTATTTAGGTTGAAATTTGCATAACACCTCGGTTAAGTTGAGGTAAAGACAGCGTGTTGAAATTAAGAGCGCCGATCAAAGCTAGCTCCATTGTTTTAGTCAGCAACATCGCTTAATTTCGCCAAAGTCAATTTTCAGCGAGGATACATGAAGAAAAGTAAAGACATCGCGATTCAGCAAAACACTTGTTAAGTGTGTTGAAGACCATGCCTAGATTGTTTAATTTTTAGAGCGATTCAGACGAGTCACAATATAAAAAAACAATCTTGCGTAACGTGATTTTATGAAAAATGAGACTATTCCCGCAAAAATTTAGATGATTCAACACACAAAATCCGTGCAATTTTTGTGAAACAGGCTACAATCAAAACGATCTTTATGACTCTTTTAAAGAGTTGTATCGGGCATAGCTCAATCAGTTGGACGTTAAGCTATACAAGCAAGTAGTTTCCCGTAGGAAACCAATCCGTCAACAACTTGTTGTGAGGAATATTATTTACTGCTTGATGCTTGCGATCGCCAAAAACCTTTTTAAGCAAATGCGCTTTCCAGTAAGCAGCAGCTTATTGACAAAGACACACACCAAAATCATGAGTAATTGATTGTTGACATTAAGGAGCATGAGGAACGCGGCATGAACCCGGCTAACAACGTACTCGAAACCATTCATCAGCCTGAACTCGAAGAAACAACCAATCAACCCGAAGGCGATTTAGATCTCATACTCGAAGATGACGAGGATTTAGTCATCCTTGACTCGGAGGACACAGATGATTTTCTAGAAACTCAGCCTGATGAGGACGACGCTAAGTCTGGTAAAGCCGCTAAATCTCGTCGGCGGGCGCAAACCAAGAAGAAGCACTACACAGAAGATTCTATTCGCCTTTATTTACAAGAGATTGGACGGATTCGGCTACTACGGGCAGATGAAGAAATTGAGCTTGCGCGGAAAATCGCTGAGTTGTTGGAAATGGAAAGAGTCCGCGAACGACTGTTAGAGCAGTTGGATCGCGAGCCACAAGATAGCGAATGGGCAGAAGCTGTGCAGTTGTCTTTACCAACTTTCCGCTATCGCCTCCATGTAGGACGGCGAGCAAAAGACAAAATGGTACAGTCAAACTTGCGTTTGGTGGTTTCCATCGCTAAGAAATACATGAATCGGGGTCTATCTTTCCAAGACTTGATTCAGGAAGGAAGTTTAGGGCTAATTCGCGCAGCTGAGAAGTTTGACCACGAGAAAGGTTACAAATTCTCGACGTATGCAACATGGTGGATTCGTCAGGCAATTACACGCGCGATCGCCGATCAGTCGCGGACAATTCGCTTGCCCGTTCACCTTTACGAGACAATCTCGCGCATTAAGAAAACTACTAAGTTACTTTCGCAAGAAATGGGTCGCAAGCCTACTGAAGAAGAAATTGCTACCCGCATGGAAATGACGATTGAGAAGCTACGCTTTATCGCTAAATCGGCTCAGCTACCCATTTCCTTAGAAACGCCCATCGGTAAAGAAGAAGATTCCCGATTGGGCGATTTTATTGAGTCTGACGGTGAAACGCCTGAAGATCAAGTTTCCAAAAGCCTTCTACGCGAAGATCTCGAAAAAGTTTTAGATAGTCTTAGCGCTCGCGAAAGAGATGTTTTAAGACTGCGCTACGGATTAGATGATGGACGGATGAAAACGTTAGAAGAAATTGGACAAATTTTCAATGTCACTCGCGAACGCATCCGTCAAATCGAAGCGAAAGCACTGCGCAAGCTGCTCCATCCTAACCGGAATAGCGTGCTGAAGGAGTATATCCGCTAGATATAGCAGAGGTCAAGGGTCAGAGCGCTAAATCATGTCCTAACCATATTGACATTGCTATACTAATTCTTCAGCTAAAGCTTGGTACATCAATGAAAAACGCCACATGCAACTGTGGCGTTTTTTGGTATTTGCTCTATTGATCTGCTTTGCTTGGGCTATTTAAATTGATCTATCTTGTTATCAGTCAAAACATAGAGAATTTCTCTACAGTAAAACTCACACCACTAAAAGTTTTGTACGTCAAATAATCTGCTACGTGCTGCTTACAGAAGACCCCAGAAGTGTAGTACGCCTTGACCAGAGAATAGTTCAATTAGGACTGCGGCTAAGAAACCAATCATTGCTAGACGACCATTCCAAATTTCTGCTTGTGGAGTAAATCCCCAACGCCAAGCATTGCGGTCTTCCATAACGGGGGTCGTAACCTTTGTCGTGTTCTGCATAGTTGGTACTCCAGAATCAAGTTCAGTAACGGTTTGTTTCGCTCTGTAAATTAATATAACAAAGATTTACGAAAAAGCAACAAAGAAGTTTCTAAAGTCAAAAGTGAGCGGCAGAACTATATTTCTTAGCAAGCGTTTGGTCAAACTCATATGAAAAAGCGCCCTGAAAGTACATGCAGAACCTTGAGAGCGCTTGTGCTTATACAGAGAAGGTAGAAACTACATGATGCCCCAGTAGTGAAGAAATCCTTGACCAGAGAATAGTTCAATTAAAATTGCGGCTAAGAAACCAATCATTGCCAAACGACCATTCCAAAGTTCTGCTTGGGGAGTGAAGCCATAGCGCCAAGCGTTGCGATCGTCCACGATAGGAGGTGTAATTTTTGTTGTGTCTTGCATGGTTTTGGCTCCAGAAAGATTATTTATTAAGTAATGTAGCTTAATCTGTAAATAAATGTAACGCGAGAAAATTGAGAATATCTCTCTCTAAGGTATGAAAGTCTTTTTCAGGAAGTCAGGCTGTGAACCTCTTTCCATAACCCCTTCTTAAATTGCTCGAAGAAAGGCAGAAGGTAGAAAACAAAGGACATTTATGTATAAGGTCTAAGAAAAAATTCCTTCTTATGTAACAAGTTGGCAAGTCTCTTAGTTTAGTGATGAACAAAGCCAAAAAGGTCTTTTGAGACAGACTACCCGATAAATACAGCGTCCGTCCTGATTAAATCCCCTCAATTTACTTATAGATATTATCCTTCAGTCTTCTCTCTACTCAGCCCAAATTGCTTTACCGCTTTCATATTCAAAGAAATGCAGTTTGTCTCGTGACAGCGATAGCCACAGTTGCTCGCCAATTGAGACCTTTTGGTCGGGTGGAATTCGTACTTGTAGAGTATTTGTCGCAGTAGTCGCGATCGCAGATGGTTGTATTCCTTGTTTAACAAAGCTGACGGCGAGATACGTATCGTTACCCAACGCCTCAACTAAATCTACTTGAACTAAAAGATTTTCTGGTGCAGGCGTACTAAGGTGGAAGTGTTCGGGTCGCATACCGAGAATGAGTGTTTGCTGGTCGTATTTTTGCAAGACATTTGCCCAGCGTTCTGGGAGCGTGCAGCGAAACTGCGGGTGCGTAATTGACAGTGGCGCGTGAAATTGGACTGGAAGAAAATTCATTGGGGGTGAACCAATAAATTCGGCGACAAAGCGCGTTGCAGGACGATTGTAAAGTTCCAGGGGGGGCGCAACTTGCTGAATTTGTCCTTGATTCATCACCGCGATACGATCGCCCATTGTCATTGCTTCGGTTTGGTCGTGGGTAACGTAAATGGTTGTTGTCCCCAGTTGACGTTGTAGCTTGACAATTTGCGCCCGCGTTTCGGCGCGGAGTTTGGCATCGAGGTTGGAAAGAGGTTCATCCATCAAAAAAACTTGCGGGTTGCGGGCAATCGCGCGTCCTAAGGCTACGCGTTGCTTTTGTCCGCCAGAAAGTTGTTTTGGTAGTCGATTGAGCAGTGCTTCGATTTGCAGTAATTGGGCTACATTGCGCACTCGTTCGTCAACTGCGCGTTCGCGTGCTGTAGTATAACGTAAATTCTTTGGCAATCCCCGCGTCACTCCAACTAGCATATTTTCTAACAAGTTAGAACCACTCTTACCCTGACCCATCATTGTCCGCCGCAGTCCAAATGCGAGGTTATCGTAAACGGTCATGTGAGGATAAAGCGCGTAGTTTTGAAACACCATCGCGATATCTCTAGCTTTGGGAGGTAATTCGTTCACCAAGCGATCGCCTACCCAAATATTTCCGCCAGAAATTTTCTCTAACCCAGCAATTAAGCGCAGCAGCGTACTTTTACCACAACCAGAAGGCCCTACTAAGACCATAAACTCGCCATCAGCTATGCTCAAGTTAATATTGCGCAGTACACTCACAGTTTGCTTATGTTCTTGAGTCTCTTTTTCCACTAAGGTTGGCGCATCGATTGGCGCGAGGGGAGATGACTGCGCGACTACCGGAGCAACTCGTTCGTTATGTCGAGTGGGAAAGCTTTTATATACGTTTTCCAGAACAACCTGCGCCACGATCGTTAATTCCTACTATTTGCGTTTTCTAGATAACACTCAGCATCGCGTCAAAGTAGCGAACCGATTTATACTGAATTCTATAGCAATGGTAGATATCGTTCAGACATTATAGAAGTTCAGAATCATGGCTCTGACCGCTGACCTTTACCGTGGGTAGCAAGATCTCTTGGACGATAAACTCTGCCAGGAGAATGGTCTGGACTAATTTCTACTACGAGATCGACCCAGGTAGGAGGAGTTAATAAAGGCTTAATAAATAATTCTGGGTGAAGCGAGCGCCAAAAATACTTGACAAACTCCTCAATTTCTGCATCTTCCATTCCCGATTGACCAACAGCAATCATATTGTGTTCGGCGTCTTTACGCCATGCTAAGCTGCGGCGGTAATCATCAGGATAAAGCAAGATTAACGCGTCGAGTTGTTCCCACAAAGGCAGATACTCGTGCAGTCGAGCATTCATATCGCGCGCAAATTTGCGATCGTCATGAGTTTCAATCGGTGGTGGAGCCGTGTCAAACTTTATAGGGTCAATTGGTCGCACGCCCACAAACCAGCCTTCAAATAGGACAATATCGACAGAATCGACAAGTTCGGGTTGCGCGCGATCGCCAGCGCCATTATATGCAGACTTATCAAAGCGAGGAATAGCGATCGGTTGCCCAACAGGTTGACGTAGCGTCTCCAGTACTGTTAAACCTAAATCAACATCATGCGTTCCTGGCGGACCACGCCAAATCAAGCGCGGATCTTGCTGTTTTAACGCTAGGCG
The Chroococcidiopsis sp. TS-821 genome window above contains:
- the rpoD gene encoding RNA polymerase sigma factor RpoD, whose product is MNPANNVLETIHQPELEETTNQPEGDLDLILEDDEDLVILDSEDTDDFLETQPDEDDAKSGKAAKSRRRAQTKKKHYTEDSIRLYLQEIGRIRLLRADEEIELARKIAELLEMERVRERLLEQLDREPQDSEWAEAVQLSLPTFRYRLHVGRRAKDKMVQSNLRLVVSIAKKYMNRGLSFQDLIQEGSLGLIRAAEKFDHEKGYKFSTYATWWIRQAITRAIADQSRTIRLPVHLYETISRIKKTTKLLSQEMGRKPTEEEIATRMEMTIEKLRFIAKSAQLPISLETPIGKEEDSRLGDFIESDGETPEDQVSKSLLREDLEKVLDSLSARERDVLRLRYGLDDGRMKTLEEIGQIFNVTRERIRQIEAKALRKLLHPNRNSVLKEYIR
- a CDS encoding chlorophyll a/b-binding protein, with protein sequence MQNTTKVTTPVMEDRNAWRWGFTPQAEIWNGRLAMIGFLAAVLIELFSGQGVLHFWGLL
- a CDS encoding chlorophyll a/b-binding protein, producing MQDTTKITPPIVDDRNAWRYGFTPQAELWNGRLAMIGFLAAILIELFSGQGFLHYWGIM
- a CDS encoding ABC transporter ATP-binding protein, coding for MAQVVLENVYKSFPTRHNERVAPVVAQSSPLAPIDAPTLVEKETQEHKQTVSVLRNINLSIADGEFMVLVGPSGCGKSTLLRLIAGLEKISGGNIWVGDRLVNELPPKARDIAMVFQNYALYPHMTVYDNLAFGLRRTMMGQGKSGSNLLENMLVGVTRGLPKNLRYTTARERAVDERVRNVAQLLQIEALLNRLPKQLSGGQKQRVALGRAIARNPQVFLMDEPLSNLDAKLRAETRAQIVKLQRQLGTTTIYVTHDQTEAMTMGDRIAVMNQGQIQQVAPPLELYNRPATRFVAEFIGSPPMNFLPVQFHAPLSITHPQFRCTLPERWANVLQKYDQQTLILGMRPEHFHLSTPAPENLLVQVDLVEALGNDTYLAVSFVKQGIQPSAIATTATNTLQVRIPPDQKVSIGEQLWLSLSRDKLHFFEYESGKAIWAE
- a CDS encoding glycerate kinase translates to MQTTWLSQIVAGALPDERLVLATLADPLRAQAFDITPANVEQVVQKRSQLLRAVYPAFSEFCQTRLHLAPNQLLDTLWDFWLPLAMQLASSRQQLQRTLIQGILGGQGTGKTTLGAMLTLILGHLGYRTISLSLDDLYKTYHERLALKQQDPRLIWRGPPGTHDVDLGLTVLETLRQPVGQPIAIPRFDKSAYNGAGDRAQPELVDSVDIVLFEGWFVGVRPIDPIKFDTAPPPIETHDDRKFARDMNARLHEYLPLWEQLDALILLYPDDYRRSLAWRKDAEHNMIAVGQSGMEDAEIEEFVKYFWRSLHPELFIKPLLTPPTWVDLVVEISPDHSPGRVYRPRDLATHGKGQRSEP